The Fulvivirga ligni genome window below encodes:
- a CDS encoding putative Ig domain-containing protein produces the protein MAFFLHNKISGIFNLLVIILLAANFSYAQNRPNSTISTNTGGICVLCGVNNPDRAWDTDENSFGSILFGVLGVAGFGEVTYGFASPVADNNIVAIDLEFDGSVLSLLAADVFQRLQINFYDNSGALLESFDDGNLLDLRIDVLSASDNRFRLYILNNNPTMQRIRIRSGDLVSLGLVAHDLRIFDIQTFGDQEAIYSVEPFKPVNDYVDSEVIATATDADGDIVAATVTSGSLPPGTVLESDGTIRVNDASSLVAGSYAFEVTTTDEHAGTTVTELTIIINPTDIEAIYIVARAKPVNDYTNGNVLASATDANGDIISASVSSGSLPPGTTMLSDGTISVSNANALVVGSTTFQVTTTDENGGQTVTELTIIINSADIEAVYVVEPAKPVNDYANSDILATATDANGDIVAASVTNGSLPPGLTLASDGTISVSDANALVAGSYTFEVTTIDENGGETATELTLIINPADIEAVYTIADPKPVNDYANSDVLASATDANGDIVSATVTNGSLPPGTSLAADGTVTVSNAGNLSPGDYTFEVTTVDENGGETSSELTITINPADVEAVYVVEDPKPVDEYADNDVLATVTDANGDIVDAVVTGGTLPLGVDLATDGTITVDDADNLVDGSYTFEVTTTDENGGQTSTDVTIIIGSPDNEAVYVVMDAKPVNDYANSDVVATVTDADGAIVSATVTSGSLPAGLSIASDGTITASNSGSLVPGSYALGITTVDEKNGTTVSNITIEINPADIEAVYVVEDAKPVNDYVAAEVLASATDANGDIVSATVTDGSLPPGLVLAPDGTVSVSNPGLLVPGSYTFEVTTVDEFGGETTTELNININPADAEAVYVVNPFKPRNDYSNSDILATVTDADGPIVSATIVSGTLPPGTTLLADGTIQVTNASLLVSGVYNVDIRTTDDKNGTTLSNLVLKINPNDIEAIYTVATAKPVNNYTAGESIATVTDANGAIVSATVTSGVLPPGTILASNGEITVNNTGLLAAGTYSLQITTQDILGGETTSSITIVFNPFSDPDNESEYTVFPSKPANEYESDDVLAEASDPDGDIVSAVVTTGSLPSGVIIESDGTIVVDDPSQVVEGTYPVTITTTDEFGGVTISNVTLVIDAPHIDNITVGLAKSVSTPQSQSSGNYRVTITFVVENMGDVLIDKLKLNDDLSQTFPSPATFQITSLVTTGQLVANPAYDGSSDVNLLSSSSKIDVGQQRTVVLTLLVNANGGDTSFSNSATIEAEDSKGNTFTDISDDGNEPDANNNGDPTEVGENDPTIINLNAVPQIGAAKSSAAPQFLDDGSYLVNYTITVENLGNVNLQNVQVQDNLELTYPAPVSFEVSSISATGSLIVSNTYNGHSDIDLLENNSTLGIGDKETISLSLIVFPNGAVGPFVNSAIASGNGAGGTGSTTDTSAPGSDPDPNGNGYPGDPGEDGGTTTYLSLSPVIGVAKAAGAPQPMENGHFSVTYLINVKNLGNTSLHNVSVFDALASFTFPPDVHYSVTDLKSEGTLVVNPNYNGDDDINLLDPLVSTLALGAADLITLTIDIDNGNKVGPFLNSAIAFAYNADRTVSYSDVSVNGINPDPNGNGNPNDENESTPTPILLKVLPNIGIANNAATPEYQTDGTYLIDFTITVQNYGNESLQDLEVISDLRNALPDPMTIAIESAPTSSSDNLSINPSYDGVTNKVLISAGTLDIDESQEISFTVRLDAKGAYGLYLHQSSVAATGSISTEKTSDLSQDGLDPDPDGDERPDENEPTPIRIEPNNILGIGTYIESSEWLSTCELELEMVVVVKNFGIDVLEHLQLTTDLRSIFPSPIEFTITSLESDDVAVNPDFDGAIDIELLDKVIDLESGESFRISYTIQVAPSGSFGDFLNVVRGSASYLGDPVTAVSFHIDPDEEFNGVPAERDVTVITINPPEQFIPDGFSPNGDGIQDAFVIQLACGLTAQLDIFNRWGDVVYHSETYNNDWEGGDQPGYADWEYFA, from the coding sequence ATGGCTTTCTTTCTACATAACAAGATTTCTGGGATTTTTAACCTGCTGGTTATCATTCTGTTAGCTGCTAATTTTAGTTATGCTCAAAACCGACCCAACAGCACTATCAGTACTAACACCGGAGGAATTTGTGTGTTATGTGGTGTAAACAATCCTGATAGAGCCTGGGATACAGATGAAAATTCATTTGGTTCTATTCTATTCGGAGTTTTGGGTGTGGCTGGTTTTGGAGAAGTTACCTATGGCTTTGCTAGCCCAGTGGCGGATAATAATATTGTAGCTATAGATCTGGAGTTTGACGGTTCAGTTTTATCACTATTAGCTGCTGATGTATTTCAAAGGCTTCAAATAAATTTCTATGATAACTCTGGCGCCTTGTTAGAGTCTTTTGATGATGGTAATCTGCTAGACCTTCGGATAGATGTGCTCAGTGCTTCGGATAACCGTTTTAGACTATATATCCTCAACAATAATCCCACCATGCAGCGTATCCGCATCCGGTCAGGAGATTTGGTTTCTCTTGGTCTGGTGGCTCATGATCTTCGCATTTTCGATATTCAAACCTTTGGTGATCAGGAAGCAATATACAGTGTTGAGCCCTTCAAACCTGTAAATGATTATGTAGATAGTGAGGTAATTGCCACAGCCACTGATGCTGACGGTGATATTGTAGCCGCCACCGTTACTTCTGGCTCTTTACCGCCAGGCACCGTTTTAGAAAGTGACGGAACTATTCGTGTGAATGACGCTTCGTCACTAGTGGCCGGTTCTTACGCCTTCGAAGTAACTACTACAGATGAGCACGCCGGAACTACAGTTACTGAGCTTACCATCATTATTAATCCCACAGATATTGAAGCCATTTATATAGTAGCACGAGCTAAGCCGGTGAATGATTATACTAACGGGAATGTGCTGGCATCAGCTACAGATGCCAATGGAGATATCATATCAGCCAGTGTAAGTAGTGGTAGTTTGCCGCCAGGAACTACCATGCTTTCAGATGGCACTATTTCAGTGAGTAATGCCAATGCTCTGGTGGTGGGAAGCACTACCTTTCAGGTCACTACCACAGATGAAAACGGAGGCCAGACCGTAACAGAATTGACCATTATTATTAATTCTGCCGATATAGAAGCAGTATACGTTGTTGAGCCTGCAAAGCCTGTAAATGACTATGCTAATTCAGATATTTTGGCCACAGCTACAGATGCCAACGGGGATATTGTGGCGGCTTCTGTTACTAATGGAAGCCTTCCTCCGGGACTAACTTTAGCTTCGGATGGTACCATTTCCGTTTCTGATGCTAATGCTTTGGTGGCCGGAAGCTACACTTTTGAAGTGACCACTATTGATGAAAATGGAGGTGAAACAGCCACTGAACTTACGTTAATCATCAATCCTGCGGATATAGAGGCTGTATACACTATTGCGGACCCCAAGCCAGTGAATGACTATGCAAACTCAGATGTACTGGCTAGTGCTACAGATGCCAATGGAGACATCGTTTCGGCCACGGTAACTAATGGCTCTTTGCCTCCGGGTACATCGCTGGCTGCTGATGGAACGGTTACTGTTTCAAATGCTGGTAACTTATCTCCAGGAGATTATACATTTGAAGTAACCACGGTAGATGAAAACGGAGGCGAAACCAGCAGTGAACTTACCATAACCATTAATCCGGCAGACGTGGAGGCGGTTTATGTGGTAGAAGATCCAAAACCTGTGGATGAATATGCTGATAATGATGTATTGGCCACTGTTACAGATGCTAATGGAGATATTGTAGATGCCGTGGTAACAGGGGGTACTTTGCCTCTCGGTGTTGATTTGGCCACAGATGGCACCATTACCGTAGATGATGCTGATAATCTGGTAGATGGCAGCTATACTTTCGAGGTAACTACCACGGATGAGAATGGTGGGCAAACATCTACAGATGTTACGATTATCATCGGATCTCCTGATAATGAGGCTGTTTATGTGGTTATGGATGCGAAACCGGTAAACGATTATGCTAATTCTGATGTGGTGGCTACGGTCACTGATGCCGACGGAGCAATTGTTTCTGCTACCGTTACCTCAGGCTCATTGCCAGCAGGTTTAAGTATTGCTTCGGATGGTACAATAACAGCATCTAACTCAGGTAGCTTAGTTCCTGGATCTTATGCTCTGGGCATTACTACTGTAGATGAGAAAAATGGTACTACAGTGAGCAATATCACCATAGAGATTAATCCGGCAGATATTGAAGCAGTATATGTGGTAGAAGATGCTAAGCCGGTAAATGACTATGTGGCGGCCGAAGTGTTAGCCAGTGCCACTGATGCCAATGGTGATATAGTTTCCGCTACTGTTACTGACGGTTCATTGCCTCCCGGATTAGTGCTGGCTCCTGATGGAACAGTATCTGTCTCCAATCCGGGCCTTTTGGTGCCGGGTAGCTATACTTTCGAGGTGACTACAGTTGATGAATTTGGAGGGGAAACTACCACGGAATTAAATATTAATATCAATCCTGCTGATGCAGAGGCGGTTTATGTTGTCAATCCTTTCAAGCCCAGAAATGATTATAGCAATTCAGATATTCTGGCTACCGTGACAGATGCTGACGGGCCTATAGTTTCTGCAACCATTGTGTCTGGCACTTTGCCACCGGGTACCACCTTATTGGCGGATGGTACCATTCAGGTTACTAATGCCTCTTTGTTGGTGAGTGGTGTTTATAATGTAGATATAAGAACCACTGATGATAAGAATGGAACCACTCTCAGTAATCTGGTTCTCAAAATTAACCCGAACGATATAGAGGCCATTTATACGGTGGCCACTGCCAAACCAGTTAACAACTATACCGCGGGTGAATCCATCGCTACGGTTACTGATGCTAACGGAGCCATAGTATCTGCTACAGTAACTTCTGGTGTGCTGCCTCCGGGGACTATTTTGGCTTCAAATGGAGAAATTACAGTTAACAACACCGGCCTTTTAGCGGCTGGAACCTATAGCCTTCAAATAACAACTCAAGATATATTAGGGGGCGAAACTACCAGTAGTATTACCATTGTGTTCAATCCCTTCTCAGATCCTGATAATGAATCAGAGTATACGGTTTTTCCCTCAAAGCCTGCTAATGAGTATGAGAGTGATGATGTGCTAGCAGAAGCCTCGGATCCTGATGGCGATATTGTAAGCGCAGTGGTAACTACTGGTAGCCTTCCTAGCGGAGTAATTATTGAAAGTGACGGTACCATAGTGGTAGATGATCCTTCGCAGGTAGTGGAGGGGACATATCCTGTTACTATTACCACCACTGATGAGTTTGGTGGAGTAACTATCAGCAATGTAACATTGGTTATAGATGCTCCACATATTGATAATATCACCGTGGGTTTGGCCAAGTCTGTCAGTACTCCACAGTCGCAAAGCTCAGGTAATTATCGGGTCACAATTACTTTTGTGGTGGAGAATATGGGTGATGTTCTTATAGATAAGCTGAAACTCAATGATGACCTCTCGCAAACATTTCCATCTCCGGCTACTTTCCAGATTACCTCTTTGGTAACTACGGGTCAGTTAGTAGCTAATCCTGCTTATGATGGTTCTTCAGATGTTAATTTGTTGAGTAGCAGTAGTAAAATAGACGTTGGTCAGCAGAGAACGGTGGTATTAACACTACTTGTAAATGCTAATGGTGGCGATACCAGCTTTAGTAATTCAGCTACCATTGAGGCTGAAGACAGTAAAGGAAATACGTTTACTGACATTTCAGATGATGGTAATGAGCCAGATGCCAATAACAACGGAGATCCTACAGAAGTAGGTGAGAATGATCCTACCATAATTAACCTAAATGCTGTGCCTCAAATTGGAGCCGCCAAGAGCTCAGCAGCACCCCAGTTTCTGGATGATGGTAGTTATTTGGTGAACTACACAATTACAGTAGAGAATTTGGGTAACGTCAATCTGCAAAACGTTCAGGTTCAGGATAATCTGGAGCTTACTTATCCGGCACCTGTTTCTTTTGAAGTAAGTTCAATCTCAGCTACAGGATCATTAATAGTGAGCAATACCTACAATGGACACAGTGATATTGATCTGTTAGAGAATAACAGCACTTTAGGTATAGGAGATAAGGAAACCATAAGTCTGAGTCTTATAGTATTTCCAAATGGAGCAGTAGGACCTTTTGTAAATTCAGCCATAGCTAGTGGAAATGGTGCTGGTGGCACAGGAAGTACCACTGATACCTCAGCTCCCGGCAGTGATCCTGATCCGAATGGCAATGGATATCCTGGTGATCCTGGTGAAGATGGAGGAACAACTACTTACTTAAGCCTTTCACCAGTAATAGGTGTGGCAAAGGCTGCTGGAGCACCGCAGCCAATGGAAAACGGCCATTTTTCAGTGACTTACCTTATTAATGTGAAAAATCTGGGTAATACTTCACTTCATAATGTTTCGGTTTTCGATGCCTTAGCGTCCTTTACATTTCCACCTGATGTTCATTACAGTGTAACTGATCTGAAATCAGAGGGAACTTTGGTAGTGAATCCAAATTACAATGGAGATGATGATATCAACCTGTTAGATCCCCTGGTAAGTACTCTTGCGCTGGGGGCTGCGGATTTGATTACTCTGACCATTGATATTGATAATGGCAATAAGGTAGGGCCATTTCTAAATTCCGCCATAGCATTTGCCTACAATGCGGATAGAACAGTGAGCTACAGTGATGTGTCAGTAAACGGGATAAATCCTGATCCTAATGGTAATGGAAATCCGAATGATGAAAATGAAAGTACCCCAACACCAATACTATTAAAAGTGCTTCCTAACATAGGAATAGCCAATAATGCTGCAACGCCTGAATATCAAACGGATGGTACATATCTGATAGATTTCACTATTACAGTTCAGAACTATGGCAATGAGTCACTGCAGGATCTTGAAGTAATATCTGACCTGCGAAATGCTTTACCCGATCCTATGACTATAGCTATAGAAAGTGCTCCAACATCATCTTCTGATAATCTATCCATTAATCCAAGTTATGACGGAGTTACCAATAAGGTGCTCATTAGTGCTGGCACCCTGGATATAGATGAAAGTCAGGAGATCAGTTTTACGGTGAGGTTAGATGCAAAAGGTGCTTATGGCCTTTATCTACATCAATCATCAGTAGCAGCCACAGGTAGCATTAGTACCGAGAAGACCTCAGATCTATCGCAAGATGGTCTTGATCCTGATCCTGACGGAGATGAAAGGCCAGACGAAAATGAACCCACTCCAATAAGAATTGAACCTAATAATATACTTGGTATCGGTACATACATTGAATCTTCAGAATGGCTCTCCACATGTGAGCTAGAGTTGGAAATGGTAGTAGTTGTGAAGAATTTTGGTATCGACGTATTGGAGCACCTGCAGCTTACCACGGACCTGAGAAGCATATTCCCTTCACCAATAGAGTTCACTATCACCTCTTTAGAATCAGATGATGTTGCTGTTAATCCTGACTTTGATGGCGCCATAGATATAGAGCTTTTAGATAAGGTGATTGACCTGGAGAGTGGCGAAAGCTTTAGGATCTCTTATACCATTCAGGTAGCGCCATCAGGCTCATTTGGAGATTTCTTAAATGTGGTGAGAGGTTCGGCCAGCTATTTAGGTGACCCGGTTACTGCCGTGTCATTTCATATAGATCCTGATGAGGAGTTTAATGGAGTACCTGCCGAGAGAGATGTAACGGTAATTACGATCAATCCTCCAGAGCAATTCATTCCCGATGGATTTTCGCCCAATGGTGATGGTATTCAAGATGCTTTTGTCATTCAATTGGCATGCGGACTCACGGCACAGTTGGATATATTCAATAGATGGGGAGATGTGGTTTATCACAGTGAGACCTACAATAACGATTGGGAAGGGGGAGACCAACCAGGGTACGCTGATTGGGAATACTTTGCCTAA
- a CDS encoding PAS domain-containing sensor histidine kinase has product MNVLPNSNEFQGKQEKEIFQTILQNEKFGVVILKENREVIDYNEQFFELFGEIETIDEILHNPFQNQSLEKIEEFFFASDQGRSRSFNIIINGGYIKLNLSCFKDDEGKVFIGVTEKAESHPINSLVKESLAFSKLIASSTFELIFRCDEQGKLIYFNRLFARSLNYPSLLAARKDGIKDILSGDFERIKGELESIEGNILTEQVWLRKHSGGLMRGLANISIHRNRQGEYIYNWVVLDLTQYTEYEKYLKATNTQLKRVSFQLEQFLYSTSHDLRSPLTSIMGLVNLIKGEVKNEVVEKYVNLIEQTAHGLDTVIKNIAYLTRINYYESNYERIDMSQLIWKVISEYSKDPTTQHIKWEVNVDESFYFYSDEEKVEIVLDQLIKNSIAFRDSTKDKSIIEITVAEQNDNVIITVYDNGIGIDDKHIKRVCNLFYKATPVSSGSGLGLFIVKEALDNLDGQLNVVSKLGVGCWITMEIPNQKRKHLTNDRPDRHQAAYARK; this is encoded by the coding sequence ATGAATGTTCTGCCAAATAGTAATGAATTTCAGGGAAAGCAAGAAAAGGAGATCTTTCAAACGATTCTTCAAAACGAGAAATTTGGCGTTGTCATCCTTAAAGAAAACAGAGAAGTAATCGATTATAATGAACAGTTTTTCGAGCTTTTTGGGGAAATTGAAACCATCGATGAAATTTTGCACAACCCTTTTCAAAATCAGTCTTTAGAAAAAATAGAGGAGTTTTTCTTTGCCTCGGATCAAGGTAGGTCCAGAAGCTTCAATATCATCATTAACGGAGGTTATATAAAACTCAACCTGAGTTGCTTTAAAGATGATGAGGGCAAGGTTTTTATCGGGGTTACAGAGAAGGCGGAAAGCCATCCTATAAACAGTTTGGTGAAAGAATCTTTAGCCTTTTCCAAGCTGATAGCCAGTAGTACTTTTGAACTAATATTTCGTTGTGATGAACAAGGGAAGTTGATCTATTTTAACCGCCTTTTTGCCAGAAGTTTGAATTATCCCTCCTTATTGGCAGCGAGAAAAGATGGAATTAAAGATATTCTTAGTGGCGACTTTGAACGCATAAAAGGTGAGCTGGAGTCTATAGAGGGAAATATACTTACAGAACAAGTGTGGCTCAGGAAACATAGTGGAGGTTTAATGCGTGGACTGGCCAATATCAGTATCCATAGAAATCGACAAGGCGAATACATCTATAACTGGGTAGTGCTGGATTTAACACAGTATACAGAATATGAAAAGTATCTGAAAGCTACCAATACACAGTTAAAGCGTGTTAGTTTTCAATTAGAGCAATTTTTATACAGTACCTCGCATGATTTAAGGTCACCATTGACTTCAATCATGGGCTTAGTAAATTTGATTAAAGGCGAAGTGAAAAATGAGGTGGTAGAAAAATATGTTAATCTCATAGAACAGACAGCCCATGGACTGGACACGGTAATCAAGAATATTGCATACTTAACCAGAATCAATTACTACGAGTCTAACTACGAAAGAATTGACATGAGTCAACTGATCTGGAAGGTAATTAGTGAATACTCAAAGGACCCTACAACGCAGCATATTAAGTGGGAGGTAAACGTAGATGAGAGCTTCTACTTTTATTCTGATGAGGAGAAAGTTGAGATTGTGCTTGACCAGCTTATAAAAAATTCAATTGCCTTTAGAGATTCTACCAAAGATAAGTCTATCATAGAAATTACCGTGGCTGAGCAGAATGATAATGTCATCATCACGGTATATGATAACGGAATAGGGATAGATGACAAACACATTAAGCGCGTTTGTAATCTGTTTTATAAAGCTACACCAGTATCCTCAGGCTCAGGTTTAGGACTCTTCATAGTGAAGGAAGCTCTTGATAATCTGGATGGTCAACTCAATGTGGTTTCCAAGCTAGGAGTGGGTTGCTGGATAACTATGGAAATACCTAATCAGAAACGGAAACACCTTACAAATGATAGGCCTGATAGGCATCAGGCTGCTTACGCAAGAAAGTAA
- a CDS encoding PorP/SprF family type IX secretion system membrane protein yields the protein MLKLYRHILLLTWLLIMSGTAVNAQQDPIYSQYMFNMLTINPAYAGNREVLSATCLYRSQWRKIEGGPSTQLFTADMELRNKRVGLGVQIFNDNVEVINNTGFYGMYSYKVYFNKGILSLGLQAGLLKFKANYSQLALYDYNDPAFMANQNEFRFNFGAGALYNTDRFYIGFSVPHLAGQGKVNAAEGNKNLYEQNNHWFLTSGYVFDVSPDIDLKPSFLMRAVNGAPLHYDVSLNVWLLNLAAVGVSYRSSEAVVGMLELQVLPQLRIGYSYDLTLSELGQQSTNEFMLRYEFGYSKKDLVSPRYF from the coding sequence ATGTTAAAACTCTACAGACATATCTTACTGCTGACATGGTTACTCATCATGAGTGGCACCGCCGTTAATGCCCAGCAGGACCCAATATATTCACAGTATATGTTTAATATGCTCACCATAAATCCGGCTTATGCTGGTAATAGAGAGGTGCTGAGTGCTACTTGTCTATACCGCTCGCAGTGGAGGAAGATTGAGGGCGGTCCCAGCACCCAATTATTCACGGCAGATATGGAGCTGAGAAATAAGAGAGTAGGTCTGGGCGTGCAGATATTTAATGATAATGTGGAGGTGATTAACAATACCGGATTTTATGGAATGTACTCCTACAAGGTTTATTTCAATAAGGGAATATTAAGCCTGGGACTACAGGCCGGCCTTTTAAAATTTAAAGCTAATTACAGTCAGCTGGCCCTTTATGATTACAATGACCCTGCTTTTATGGCTAACCAAAATGAGTTTAGATTCAACTTTGGAGCGGGTGCTTTATATAACACAGATCGATTTTATATAGGATTTTCAGTGCCACATTTAGCCGGACAAGGTAAAGTAAATGCTGCGGAGGGTAATAAAAACCTCTATGAACAGAATAATCACTGGTTTCTTACATCCGGTTATGTGTTTGATGTAAGTCCTGATATTGACCTGAAGCCTTCCTTCTTGATGAGAGCGGTTAATGGTGCCCCTTTACATTACGATGTAAGTTTAAACGTATGGTTATTGAATCTGGCGGCGGTAGGAGTTTCGTATAGATCTAGTGAGGCGGTAGTAGGAATGCTAGAGTTACAGGTGCTTCCACAGCTAAGAATTGGTTACTCATATGATCTTACTTTATCAGAGCTGGGGCAGCAGAGTACTAATGAATTTATGTTACGCTACGAGTTTGGGTATTCTAAAAAGGACTTGGTATCGCCGAGGTATTTTTAA